ATAGAACACCCCAGTCATGGGGTTCAAGGGATAGGAAGGAGCCCCGATAGTTTtttgggggatggaggggaacAGGGGGGGCAGGTTATCTTTGGCTGATGTATTCAAAGCCTTTCCTTGGTGCAATTTAGGGGTGTCCCGTATCTGTCTCAGTCCAAGCTGCACAACTAAGGGCAGATCCCCATCACCCTGCGGCatgagggacagcagggctgggggcgcAGCACTGGGGGGATGAACCGAGCGGGGGGTCCTGCATCTTTATAGGTTCTAGAGCACCTTCACTCCGGCTCCCTCCCGTCCCTCCCCCCCAACCCCGCCAGTATCCCCGGAGCGCAGTTACCTCTCCCCGCCGCCTCTCGCTGCCCGCGGCCGGGGCCGGCGGAGGCAGCGCCGGGGCGATGTGAGCAGGGCCCGCACGCCGCATACCAGAGCCGTGAATAAccgccctccctccctccttccttccctccctctccggCCCGGCCAGCCCGTTCTCCCCGGCCCTGCCGCTTCCCGGCCGCCGCTCCCCTTCCCGTCCCCCCTGCCCCGTCACCGGCAGTTTCGCGGGACTGGAGCCCGGTCGCCCTCGCTCCTCTGGAGTGGGGAAAAACGGGACCGCCGGTTCCCTCGGCCCTCGTCGGgcttctcctcccctccccgtCCCCCGGgccctttttgttttctatggCACCGACCCACTCCTGGCTGCGGGGGCCCTTCCTCCACCCGCCCGCCTCCCCCGGGGGCTGCTGTCGGAGCCcggccccctctgcccccagttCTCTGCCCACCAAACCTTTCCACCCTCCATTCCTCTGCCCCCCAAATCTCTTTTCTTCTAAAACCTGTGCTCCCCATTCCCATATCTCGAGGTCCATCCTTTCCCACCCCTTTCAGGGCACATCTGGGGGACAGGGCAGAGAGCAAGTGGCTTCTGGAGGACATGAGGTGGCTGGTGAGTTGTCTCTGAGGGGCGTGAAGAGCTCTGGGGGCTTGGGGGTGGCAGGATGACACTGCTGAGGCAGTGGGGGGCCAAAGTAGGGTGGAAAGGAGAATGGTGGATGCTCAGAGGCTGCactgggggcaggaggaaggagaacaagATGTTGAGGTACCAGAATATCACCTGAAGCTGTCGAGGTACAGGGAGGTCACCTGGAGTTGTTACCCAGTGTCATGTCCTTGGCCCTGGAATAAATTGTTgataaaagcttttaaaagcagatgGTGGGATTTCATCCTGCAGACTCcttcctccagcctggcaggacCAGTCGGGCAGGGGTGGGCatccagggcagggatgctgagCGGGTCCTTGCTCCCCACCCTCCCATACTCGCCAAACTGGGGCATCTCCAGTAGGAAACCTCCCTGCTGTGAGGTTGGGGTTGGAGCAATGTGTGGAAACACCGGGGCGTCTACAGAGGAGCAAGGACCTCCATTCTGAAGCAACCCTTTGTAAAAGACCGTGAGGAAGATGAAGGCGGAGCGAGGGGGAGCTGGATCCCCCTGGGAGAGCTTCACCTCCGTGTAttgcagccacagcttccctgtcTTCACACTTGTGCTGACGCAGCCGTGGCTGAGGGCTGAGGCCGCGCTGCGAACAGGCTCGGGGGTAAAAATAGTGCTGTGCAAGGCAGAAGGTGATTGTTTTGAATCTAGAGCAGTTCATCGGGCGGACTCACAGCgtggctgctgcccaggggtTGTGCTGGCACGCCAGGAAATCTAGGGATTTTCTCTGCGTGGGGTCAGTACCTGTTTTGCAAGGCATTTGGTGGGGCTATCGCTGCCTCCCTTGGTTGTGATGCTCTCAGAGACAAGGCGAGCACAGGGGACGCTTCGTGAATCCCTGGGCTTGATTTTGGCCGTGCCCATCACTCCAGAGCAAGGCACAGGTAAATGATCCATCAATCCCCGAACACCTTCAGAACCCACCCGGAAGGGTACGGGGGCTTTGGACCAGTGGGGGATGCAGGACAGGGGTTATACAGAGGGTGAACTCTAATTCAGCCCACACGGCAGGTGCAAGATGCTGCTCTGACCATTCCCGCGGGGGCCCCAAACTGCACCTGTAAACCCACCAAGGCACAACATCTTTTTTATCTGGGATAAGGGATAATTTGGGAAGGGAGGGTGTGGTGTGACAGCTTCTTTATTTTGGGGCTGTCCTGGAAGAAGGGTGCCAGACACCTTCCCACAGTTTAGGTGGCATCATGTGTGTGACAGCCCGGGCTGTGTGGGTGTGAGCTTGTCAGCATCATGCGCGGGCACTTCCCACTCAATCCCGGGCTGGTGGGCAGGATCTGCAGAAGGGTTAAGTGTTTTAGGAAGGGCTGGACCATCCAGCCGGGATGCTTTAACCCTTTCCAGGAGAAACCCTTTTCTAGGAGAAACCCTTTCCAACCCCCTCGCGGATGCAGAGCTCCATCCCTGAACACTTTCTGTGCCTTTAGGCACCGGGTGCTAATTAGAGCCCTcctgaaaaggagcaaatctCGGCATAAACCAGCACCAAGATTCCCTGTAGATATGTTAGGTGGGGAAATCTATTATTCTCTAATTAAAGGGAGGAAGAAATGattattctttttctattcCTTCTATGTTTCTATGCATGAAACTCAATTATAAGTGTATTCACAGGAGGGGATTTGTCTACAAGGGGGAGTCTCTGCTTGGCACCGGCTTTTCAAAGCTGCAGCAAAcacctgggctgctgcagagcagccttgAATTCTCAGGATTTGGGGGATTTGGGTCAGAACCCCCTGCCCACTGTATCTTTGCTCGCTGACCTGCTTTGTCTGCCTCCCCCACGCCCCCTGTCATAGGAGAAAAATGCAGAGGCCGGAGTTTAAAACAGGAGGATGGAGAAAGGAGTGTTTTCTCCGGTTTGGGATCTGCTGGGTTACGGAGGTTGATTTTGGGGAGTGTGAGTGGGACATCAGTGGGACCTCAGGGGCCACCCGTGGGTGCTGGTGGTTGAATGACCGCCCCCACATGATGGCAGAACGCCACCTCTCAAGCAGGGACACCAGGAGGGCATGTGGCTTTGTAGCTCCAGATAAGAAAAGCAATCAAAGGCAGCCTTAAATCTTGGCTGTGTAATTACGGACTAAAATCATCAGCTGGATGAGATGGGGGGCATAAATCCACCAGGCACCTTTGAAGGACCGCCAGTCTCCAGGCTGGGAGTGCTTGGGGACCAGGGTGACACTAACCTTGCCCAACAAGGTGCAGGGAGACAAGCGTTGGGAGAACGAACTTGTGTATACACGGGCAGTGTGGGTGTTCAGCATGTATTTGTACATACATTGAGAACACTTATTTCACATGCATAGATACACAGAGcttatataaattatatatataatgtatttttactCCATGTGTATGCATAAAGTGTATGAGAATTGATATGTACCTGCCAGGGGAAAATAGTATTTGAATTTTTCTGTATAATGAATTTATAGACAGTGTCTACATCGCATATAATATATTTGGGTTATTATATTTTCCTACATACGCTGTAATTACTTATATGTGTATTGTGTGTAGACACTGAGTACATAAAAAGCATGTAGAGTGTGTAAAGACCTAATAGAGTTATTACAATAATTATTCGTGCTTGTGCATAGTGTGTGGATGTATAAAATGAGTGTGTGCAGCACAGACGTGTATAAATAGTGTGAGTACCCACATACATATCATGTGTGTGAATTTATATAACATGAATCCTGCATGTATGCATGGTTTGCGgatagaaatacatatatataatgtatGTAGGTGCTTTGCCGGTAGCTGTGGCGATGCGTCTCTGCGCCATCTGCCACCTCCTTGGTGTCCCCTCGGCCGTGCTGGGCTGTACCGACAGCAACACGGGGGGCACCGGGCGCGACCTCCCCCTCGTCCCCATCGAGCACAGACCCGGCTCCACTTTCAATCCCTTTTATTGACTCTTTCACAGACAGAAGCTCGTAGAAAGGCGCCCGCTGCTCTCACCGGCGCCGGGGCTCCCGGAAAGCGGGGCTGagggtggcggcggcggcgaccCGTCTCCTCCCGAGAcccggcccccgcccgcccgcccgccagCAGCGCGGGCGCATCTACGGCACAGACACTTGGCTACAAGGCTACTCTACCCAAAACACATCGAGGGGCCCCGCCGGGACcggggatgggactggggaggggggaTCGGGACGCCTCCGCCACCTCGGGGTGTGGGCGGGGGGCGCGGAGCTGTCCGGTCTCTCCGAGTGCTGAACGGGGGGAGCACGGGGAGCCTCGGGACCCACCGGGGGACGGAGAGCACCTCCGGGAGCTGCGGGGACCAGGGAGCTCCGGGACCCACCGGGGGACGGAGAGCACCTCCGGGAGTTGCGGGGAGCGGGGAGCTCCGGTATCCGCCGGGAAAAGGAAAGCACCTTCCAGGAGCGGTAGAAACCGGGGAGCCCCAGGACCCACCGGGGAACAGAGAGCACCGTCGGGAAGCGGCAGGGACCAGGAAACCTCGGCACCTACCGGTGTCCACAGGGGAAAACTGGGATGCACCGGAGTgctggggggcgtctgggaCCGGACCGAGGCTCGCCGAGCATCCACCGGGAAGCAGCGCGGAGAGGGTAACGCCGAGGAGAGGCGGGGACCGCTCCGAGTTGCAGCGGAGTTCTAACGCGGGGTCCGCGGGGCCAGACTGAGGAGCGGCAGGACCGGACCGGGGAGAAGAAGGGACTCACCAGGGAGCAAGGGAGCGGCGGGACCGGACCGAGGAGCGGTGGGGACATGCCGTCCACTGAACcaattccagaaaaaaaggttttgggaagtcgggtttttttttcttttacccgttttttctcttttttcgtttttttcctctaagggaaaagaaaatacagggaGAGCGGAGGGCAGAGGCGGCCGGGGGACCGGGAATCGTTGTTGTCGCCAAGCCACGAGAAAGGACTGCCGGTACCCGAAATGGAAACGAAATCGTAGGAGATGAGTCCCGCCGGCACTGAGTATCCCCGTGGTCCTGCCGTCTGAGGGacgaggaagaggagaaggaggatcAGACGGGAATCACTGCGGATGGTCCGGTCTTTCCTCGGAGGAAAAACAGCGGCGATGCCTCGGGAAGACCGGGGGGAGGGGACCGAGGGGGAGGTGGAGACCGAGGTGGGGAATGGAGGGGGTGCAGGGAGGCTCAGCGGGGCCGCTGCCGGTAGTTGCCGTTGATCTCCTGGGAGATGGTGACGGCCTCGGCGCCCAGCGGCAGCTTATCACTGTACTCAGAGCGCACCTCGAACTCCTCGCCGTTGGCTTTGGATTGTGACTCTGCCATGGAGCTGGCTGCAACGCTCTCCTCTCGTTCCAGCTCCGGAGCCCCTTCgtcttctctcctcctcctccacctgcctccttgttcctcctcctcttcctcctcctcttcttcctctacCTCTGCTTCCCCTACCTCGCTGGGATTGTAGTTCTTCTCGGACTCCAGGTAGGAGACACGGGGGTCGAAGTCAGCAGCCATGTGCTTCTCCATCTGGTCCGGGTTCTGGGCCTTCATGATGAGCTTGTAGGTCTTCCCTTGGTACTTGGAGAGGAGGTGACACCACGTGGCCCCCATCAGAGGTAAGGTGGCCAGCACCAGCAAGAAGATGCTCACCACCACAATGATGATGAGCGAGGGGATCTCTTTTTTGGTGGTGAAGACCACTTGGACCTGGCAGTCCTCCCCAAGGTAGGTGAGGCACACGGAATAGTTGGTGCCGGGGTTCAAGCCCTGGAACCAGTATGAGTTCACCCCTTCTTCGATCTTTGACCACTGGACCAAGGTATGGCCCTcgctgctctgctggcacaggtaGAGCATCCTGAGGTGGACCTTCTCAGGCTGCATGTAGGTGGGTGTGAGCTGCACTCGGGCATCACGCTCTGACACATCCAGAGCAATCACCCCCAGGTCAAACGTGTGCTGCTTGAAGTCACCACTCTGGTTGAAGGCGTGATTGGAGATGTACTTGCTGGTTTGTGTGGAGCCACACTTTTTCTCAAAGGGTGGCAGCTGGAAAGGGATTTGCCCTTCTCCTGTGGACTCTGTTCCAGCTACCAAGGATGGTTGGCTCTGCCAGGTAGGACCAAGGGGTTTGTTCCTCTCATCTGGTGTGAGCACACTGTTCTTCGCTCCCTTGGCCCCAGACTTCTTGTCACCCAGCTGTGTTTTACCTGCCAGTGGGTCTCTCCCAGGCTGCAGTGGGTATTTTTGGGTGCCCGCCACAGCCACGTTGACTGAGGTCTGGTTGCTCCCCATTTCATTGGTGGCCAGGCAGGTGTAGGTGCCTTCTTCCCTCTTGCTCAGATGGGGAATCACCAATGTGCCATTCTTGAAGACCAAGAAGCGCTCGGCGTCCTGTTTGGACTGGTCCTTCCCAGCGGTCTCCTTCGGGTTTCCATTGAGCTCCAGGGTTTGGCTGGAGGTGCGGATCTTCCAGCTCACTTCGGGCGGTGGGGTGCCCGTCACAGCACAGTGTAGTGTCAGGGTGAAACCATCAAAGAGCTCAGTGGTGTCCAGGTTGGGGTAATAGGTGAGCTGCACCGTAGGTGAGGTGCACTGCACATCTGGGATCTTCCCCACTGGCACTCCTTGGAGTTGCTCTGGGAGGGCACAAGTGATGGAGTCCTTCTCAGGGATGGAGATGAGTGTGCTGTCCATCCATTTCTTCAACCACTGGAGTTTGCAGGAACACTCAAAGGGGTTGTTGTAGATCTGCAGGTGGGAGAGGGAACTGAGCGAGTCAAAGATCCCCTCGGCAAGGGTGGtgaatttgttgttgttgatgcGGAGGGACCGGAGGTCCTTCAGGGTGTGGAAAGCTCCCTGAGGCACCAGAGCCATGTGGTTATTGTTCATCTTGAGCAGCTGGAGAGCGCTGAGGTTGTAGAGGTCCTGCCAGGGGAAGTCCACGATCTGGTTGTGGCTGATGTCGAGGTTTTTCAGCTGCACCAGGATGGCGAAGGCACCGGGCTCAATGGAGCGGATCTCGTTGTGAGCCAACCAGAGGGAGGTGACCTGGGTCACCTCCACAAAGGAGCGCCGCTGCAGCGAGGTGATCTTGTTGGCCGAGAGGCTGAGGGTTGTCACATTGGAAGGCAAACCCGTGGGCACCACTTGGAGATCCTTGTAGGCGCAGTCGGCGAACTGGTGCGCGTACTTGTCCACGCAAGCGCAGGGCTCGGGGCACGCCCGGGCCAAGCCGAGCAGAGCCACCAGCCACAGGGCCAGCAGCGGGGCCATCTCCCCTGCCAAGGGACACAGGGGGTCTCAGGGCTGCCGCCCCTTgtccccgccccgctcccggccccggtCCCCGCCCGGCGagaggcggcggcggggccgcgccccATTGTCTGCACCCGGCTCCCCACCCGGCTCCCCCCGGCTGCCGCCCCCTCGCCCCTCGCTCGTGCTCATCCCCTCTTCCCCTTCTCGCTcgttttcctccctttcccgTCCAGCTCTTCCCACCCTTCTCGCTCTCCTTTTTTCGTCTTGATttggcttttccttctcctaGTCCCTCAAAAAATTAAATCTCGTTTTCATTCCTCTCTGCTTTAATTTATCCTTTTTCGTTTATTTCTTTcgcttttctttttacttcctttctttcatctttCCTGTCCCCACTTTTCTCCCTCCCATCTCCGTCTCTCCCTAGTTCTCTCCTTCtctattttcctctttccctaACCCCCTTTTCGCCCTTGTCCCCCCCTTCCCGCACCGCACCGGGGGTGACCCCGCACCTTACCCGCTCCTAAGTGCTATTAAGCAACACGCAGCCCTTCTCCTCGCCGTTACCGGCCCTCCGCATCCTCCTCCCGGCCCCCgtccctgtggcacagaggaGTCTCCTCCAGCCTGGACACGACGGTGAGGGGCGGGGGGACCCCACCCGTCCCCCCGCACCTCTCCGTGCTGAGCTGTGAGCCGGAGCGGGGCCGTGCGGGCACTGGGCTGCCGAGGCGAGAGCGAAAGGGAGGAATTAGCATTTCTGCCAACCTCCCCCTCCGCACGgctgccccctccctcctcgccacccctttcccatcccaccacccacccaccGCCGCCGCTCGCCAGCCTGCGGCGGGGACGGGAGCCGCCCGCTCCCGCGACGGGCGCGGCACACTCTTACTCCCCCgaaaatataaaataaccaAAATAAACACCCACCCGGCAGAGCAGCCAGTACAACTCTCGCGCGCTTGGCAGCAGGCGTTATCCAGAGCCCCTCTCCGCCGTTTTGCCTTCCCCGGAGCCTCCCAGGAGGTACCAGAACGCCGTCGGGGCGGAGGAGGGACACGGCTCACCCCCGTCTTCCCGGGACATCGCGGGGCCGCAGCCCTTTGGGAAGCGTTTGTGGATGGGGATGCGGAGTTGGATCCTCCTGTCCCCGGTCCCCAGGCGGTGCTGCCGTCCCCCCACGCCCGATCCATGCGGTATCTCCACGGGCGATGAGCTGCGTGTGCCAGCCCGTCCCGTCGCTCGGCGCTCATTGATTGCAATGCACTTTTAAACACGGCGGGGGAAGGAGATGGGAAGTGAGGGAAACACACGAGCGCTGCCGTGGGTCCCCAAGACGGGACCGTTCCCTCCCAGCTTCCTTCCGAAGGTTT
The nucleotide sequence above comes from Pithys albifrons albifrons isolate INPA30051 chromosome 13, PitAlb_v1, whole genome shotgun sequence. Encoded proteins:
- the ISLR2 gene encoding immunoglobulin superfamily containing leucine-rich repeat protein 2 isoform X1, which produces MAPLLALWLVALLGLARACPEPCACVDKYAHQFADCAYKDLQVVPTGLPSNVTTLSLSANKITSLQRRSFVEVTQVTSLWLAHNEIRSIEPGAFAILVQLKNLDISHNQIVDFPWQDLYNLSALQLLKMNNNHMALVPQGAFHTLKDLRSLRINNNKFTTLAEGIFDSLSSLSHLQIYNNPFECSCKLQWLKKWMDSTLISIPEKDSITCALPEQLQGVPVGKIPDVQCTSPTVQLTYYPNLDTTELFDGFTLTLHCAVTGTPPPEVSWKIRTSSQTLELNGNPKETAGKDQSKQDAERFLVFKNGTLVIPHLSKREEGTYTCLATNEMGSNQTSVNVAVAGTQKYPLQPGRDPLAGKTQLGDKKSGAKGAKNSVLTPDERNKPLGPTWQSQPSLVAGTESTGEGQIPFQLPPFEKKCGSTQTSKYISNHAFNQSGDFKQHTFDLGVIALDVSERDARVQLTPTYMQPEKVHLRMLYLCQQSSEGHTLVQWSKIEEGVNSYWFQGLNPGTNYSVCLTYLGEDCQVQVVFTTKKEIPSLIIIVVVSIFLLVLATLPLMGATWCHLLSKYQGKTYKLIMKAQNPDQMEKHMAADFDPRVSYLESEKNYNPSEVGEAEVEEEEEEEEEEEQGGRWRRRREDEGAPELEREESVAASSMAESQSKANGEEFETAGPRGYSVPAGLISYDFVSISGTGSPFSWLGDNNDSRSPGRLCPPLSLYFLFP
- the ISLR2 gene encoding immunoglobulin superfamily containing leucine-rich repeat protein 2 isoform X2, which codes for MAPLLALWLVALLGLARACPEPCACVDKYAHQFADCAYKDLQVVPTGLPSNVTTLSLSANKITSLQRRSFVEVTQVTSLWLAHNEIRSIEPGAFAILVQLKNLDISHNQIVDFPWQDLYNLSALQLLKMNNNHMALVPQGAFHTLKDLRSLRINNNKFTTLAEGIFDSLSSLSHLQIYNNPFECSCKLQWLKKWMDSTLISIPEKDSITCALPEQLQGVPVGKIPDVQCTSPTVQLTYYPNLDTTELFDGFTLTLHCAVTGTPPPEVSWKIRTSSQTLELNGNPKETAGKDQSKQDAERFLVFKNGTLVIPHLSKREEGTYTCLATNEMGSNQTSVNVAVAGTQKYPLQPGRDPLAGKTQLGDKKSGAKGAKNSVLTPDERNKPLGPTWQSQPSLVAGTESTGEGQIPFQLPPFEKKCGSTQTSKYISNHAFNQSGDFKQHTFDLGVIALDVSERDARVQLTPTYMQPEKVHLRMLYLCQQSSEGHTLVQWSKIEEGVNSYWFQGLNPGTNYSVCLTYLGEDCQVQVVFTTKKEIPSLIIIVVVSIFLLVLATLPLMGATWCHLLSKYQGKTYKLIMKAQNPDQMEKHMAADFDPRVSYLESEKNYNPSEVGEAEVEEEEEEEEEEEQGGRWRRRREDEGAPELEREESVAASSMAESQSKANGEEFEVRSEYSDKLPLGAEAVTISQEINGNYRQRPR